Proteins encoded together in one Oncorhynchus mykiss isolate Arlee chromosome 7, USDA_OmykA_1.1, whole genome shotgun sequence window:
- the LOC110528962 gene encoding scm-like with four MBT domains protein 1: MSHESLESDEDSSQHVSDFNWDEYLEENGTLSVPHHAFKHVDQGLQTGLTPGMKLEVCVRSEPDQPYWVATIITTCGQLLLLRYEGYHDDRRADFWCDIMTADLHPLGWSRQQGKPMRPSEGVREKQPDWEGILEKALAEKCSAPANLLEGRRKDPVDLMSPGCSVELQDSFDPGVVWGAEVEENVGGRLRLRLAGTEGLPETHSTLWLYYLHPRLHPPGWAKEHGCTLRPPLALVALHTEEKWEEVRQRMIDQPHDEALSEEFYKDRPVIAAHCFTEGMKLEAVDPASPFCISPATVTKVFSDQYFLVKMDNLCGDDLVSEGSGKSFLCHRDSPGIFPAQWSLKNGLPLSPPPGYQGQDFDWADYLKQSEAEAAPHHCFPTEQSDHSFKEAMKLEAVNPLSPEHIHVASVIKVKGQHIWLGLEGLKQAMPELIAHVDSFDIFPVSWCETNGYPLLYPIKPEVEKQRRIAVVQPEKHRAPPKSTTPDALKQQMTSQSETGQGNGKYCCPKIYFNHRCFSGPYLNKGRIAELPQCVGPGNCVLVLKEVLTLLINSAYKPSRVLRELQLDQENRWHGHGETLKAKYKGKSYRATVEIVRTADCVAEFCRKTCMKLECCPNLFGPRMVLERCSENCSVLTKTKYTYYYGKKKSRRVGRPPGGHSNLEGGVKRRGRRRKRRKQLFVHKKRRSSASLDNTPAGSPQGSEEEEDLDDEDSLSDDTGSELQDDQDDSEYSIGKSQPPTPSPSPPATPRPTRKRRKPHSPSYSDDENHPPSPKRSRSEAPQKLCLDTSPLEWSVTDVVRFIRTTDCAPLARIFLDQEIDGQALLLLNLPTVQECMDLKLGPAIKLCHHIERVKLAFYQQFAT; the protein is encoded by the exons ATGAGTCACGAGTCACTGGAGTCTG aTGAGGACTCGAGTCAGCACGTGTCTGACTTTAACTGGGATGAATATCTGGAGGAAAACGGGACCTTGTCTGTTCCCCACCATGCCTTCAAACAC GTGGACCAGGGCTTGCAGACAGGGCTGACTCCAGGTATGAAGCTGGAGGTGTGTGTGCGTTCAGAGCCTGACCAACCCTACTGGGTggccaccatcatcaccacctgtGGCCAGCTGCTCCTCCTGCGCTACGAGGGTTACCACGATGACCGCCGCGCTGACTTCTGGTGTGACATCATGACGGCGGACCTCCACCCCCTGGGCTGGAGCCGGCAGCAGGGCAAGCCCATGAGACCCTCCGAGG GTGTGAGAGAGAAGCAGCCAGACTGGGAGGGCATCCTGGAGAAAGCCCTGGCTGAGAAGTGCAGTGCACCTGCCAACCTGCTGGAAGGG cGTCGTAAGGACCCAGTGGACCTGATGTCTCCAGGCTGCAGTGTGGAGCTGCAGGACAGTTTTGACCCTGGGGTGGTGTGGGGCGCTGAGGTGGAGGAGAATGTGGGTGGCAGGCTGAGACTACGCCTAGCTGGCACAGAGGGGCTCCCTGAAACACACTCCACCCTCTGGCTCTACTACCTGCACCCCCGCCTCCACCCACCTGGCTGGGCCAAGGAGCATGGCTGCACCCTCAGGCCTCCTTTAG CCCTGGTCGCCCTGCACACAGAAGAGAAGtgggaggaggtcagacagaggatGATTGATCAGCCTCATGATGAAGCCCTCTCTGAGGAGTTCTATAAG GACCGGCCTGTCATCGCTGCCCACTGCTTCACTGAGGGGATGAAACTGGAGGCCGTTGACCCTGCATCCCCATTCTGCATCAGTCCTGCTACCGTTACCAAG GTGTTCAGTGACCAGTACTTCCTGGTAAAGATGGACAATCTCTGTGGTGATGATTTGGTGTCAGAAGGCAGTGGGAAGTCCTTCCTGTGTCACAGGGACAGTCCTGGGATCTTTCCCGCCCAGTGGAGCCTGAAGAACGGTCTCCCGCTCAGCCCCCCTCCAG GGTACCAGGGGCAGGACTTTGACTGGGCAGACTACCTGAAACAGAGTGAGGCTGAGGCAGCACCACACCACTGTTTCCCCACA gaaCAGTCTGATCACAGCTTTAAAGAGGCCATGAAACTGGAAGCGGTCAACCCACTCTCACCTGAGCACATTCATGTGGCATCAGTAATCAAGGTTAAAGGGCAACATATCTGGCTTGGCCTGGAAG gGCTGAAACAGGCTATGCCAGAGCTTATAGCTCATGTGGACTCGTTTGACATCTTTCCTGTCAGCTGGTGTGAGACCAACGGTTACCCTTTGCTGTACCCCATCAAGCCCGAAG TTGAGAAGCAGAGGAGGATTGCTGTGGTGCAGCCTGAGAAACA CCGAGCTCCACCCAAATCCACAACACCTGATGCACTCAAGCAGCAGATGACCAGCCAATCAGAGACTG GACAGGGGAACGGGAAGTACTGCTGTCCTAAGATCTACTTCAACCACCGCTGCTTTTCTGGCCCCTACCTGAACAAGGGCCGCATCGCTGAGCTGCCCCAGTGTGTCGGCCCTGGCAACTGTGTCCTGGTGCTCAAAGAG GTGTTGACTCTGCTGATCAACTCTGCCTATAAGCCCAGCCGGGTGCTCAGGGAGCTGCAGCTGGACCAGGAGAACCGCTGGCACGGCCATGGAGAGACGCTCAAAGCCAA GTACAAGGGAAAGAGTTACCGGGCTACGGTGGAGATAGTGCGTACAGCAGACTGCGTGGCTGAGTTTTGTAGAAAGACCTGCATGAAGCTGGAGTGTTGCCCAAACCTGTTTGGACCTCGCATGGTTCTGGAGCGCTGCTCAGAGAACTGTTCTGTGCTCACCAAGACCAAATACA CTTATTACTATGGTAAGAAGAAGAGTAGGCGAGTGGGCCGCCCACCAGGGGGGCACTCTAACCTGGAAgggggggtgaagaggagaggtaggaggaggaagaggaggaagcaaCTCTTCGTCCATAAGAAGAGACGCTCCTCAGCCTCACTGGACAACACACCTGCCGGTTcaccacag gggagtgaagaggaggaggatctgGATGATGAGGACTCTCTGAGTGACGATACTGGCTCTGAACTCCAGGATGATCAGGACGATTCAGAATATTCCATTGGGAAGTCACAGCCACCcaccccttccccttctcctcctgcAACGCCCCGGCCAACCCGAAAGCGCAGGAAACCTCACTCCCCATCCTACTCTGATGATGAGAACCACCCACCTTCACCAAAG CGCTCAAGAAGTGAGGCTCCCCAGAAGCTGTGTTTGGACACCAGTCCCCTAGAGTGgagtgtgactgatgtggtgcgTTTCATCAGGACCACCGACTGTGCTCCCCTGGCTCGCATTTTCCTGGATCAG GAGATTGATGGACAGGCTCTGCTCCTTCTCAACCTGCCCACGGTGCAGGAATGTATGGACCTGAAACTGGGACCAGCCATAAAGCTGTGTCACCATATCGAAAGGGTCAAACTGGCATTCTACCAGCAATTTGCTACGTAG
- the LOC110527953 gene encoding store-operated calcium entry regulator STIMATE isoform X1: protein MAVSGVSLLSQAGDVAAPAAMSSSNTSVSASPTPDADTRGCENGALMDSFGIFLQGLLAMVAFSTLMLKRFREPKHERRPWRIWFLDTSKQAIGMLFIHFANVYLSDLTEEDPCSLYLINFLLDASLGMLLIYAGVRTVSAIVEWRQWDALRFGEYGEPVQCTAWAGQCALYILIMMFEKVLIILVLLIPQWKKLALLNPINNPQLELAIVMLIVPFFVNALMFWVVDNFLMKKGRTKAKLEEREVGEDVRGNRKVRYRRALSHDDSESEILFSADDEMDDSEEEDVRRLTGLKTVKKKKHRPVALTGASWEHIV from the exons ATGGCGGTTAGCGGGGTGAGTCTCCTTTCTCAAGCCGGGGACGTGGCTGCTCCGGCCGCTATGTCCTCTTCCAATACGTCAGTGTCCGCCAGTCCCACGCCAGATGCGGACACCCGTGGCTGCGAGAACGGTGCCTTGATGGACTCTTTCGGCATCTTCCTGCAAGGCCTGCTAGCGATGGTGGCCTTCAGTACGCTGATGT TAAAGCGCTTCAGGGAGCCCAAGCATGAAAGAAGGCCCTGGAGGATCTG GTTCCTGGACACCTCCAAACAAGCCATTGGGATGCTGTTTATTCACTTTGCCAATGTCTACCTGTCTGACCTCACAGAGGAGGACCCCTGTTCACT TTACCTTATAAACTTCCTCCTGGATGCGTCTCTGGGCATGCTGCTTATCTATGCCGGGGTGAGGACTGTCAGTGCCATTGTAGAGTGGAGGCAGTGGGATGCTCTACGCTTCGGAGAATACG gagagcCGGTGCAGTGCACTGCGTGGGCGGGCCAGTGTGCTCTCTACATCCTCATCATGATGTTTGAGAAGGTCCTGATCATCCTGGTCCTACTCATCCCCCAGTGGAAGAAG CTGGCTCTCCTGAACCCCATAAACAATCCTCAGTTGGAGCTGGCCATCGTCATGCTCATCGTCCCATTCTTCGTTAAT GCCCTGATGTTTTGGGTGGTAGATAACTTCCTGATGAAGAAGGGGAGGACAAAAGCCAAGCTGGAGGAGCGGGAGGTGGGGGAGGATGTGCGGGGCAACCGTAAGGTGCGCTACAGACGGGCACTCTCCCACGACGACTCGGAGTCTGAG ATCCTGTTCTCGGCTGACGATGAGATGGACGACTCGGAGGAGGAGGATGTGCGCCGGCTCACCGGCCTCAAAACGGTCAAGAAAAAGAAGCACC gccCCGTTGCCCTGACTGGAGCCTCCTGGGAACATATCGTCTAG
- the LOC110527953 gene encoding store-operated calcium entry regulator STIMATE isoform X2, translating to MAVSGVSLLSQAGDVAAPAAMSSSNTSVSASPTPDADTRGCENGALMDSFGIFLQGLLAMVAFSTLMLKRFREPKHERRPWRIWFLDTSKQAIGMLFIHFANVYLSDLTEEDPCSLYLINFLLDASLGMLLIYAGVRTVSAIVEWRQWDALRFGEYGEPVQCTAWAGQCALYILIMMFEKVLIILVLLIPQWKKLALLNPINNPQLELAIVMLIVPFFVNALMFWVVDNFLMKKGRTKAKLEEREVGEDVRGNRKVRYRRALSHDDSESEILFSADDEMDDSEEEDVRRLTGLKTVKKKKHRMGIPV from the exons ATGGCGGTTAGCGGGGTGAGTCTCCTTTCTCAAGCCGGGGACGTGGCTGCTCCGGCCGCTATGTCCTCTTCCAATACGTCAGTGTCCGCCAGTCCCACGCCAGATGCGGACACCCGTGGCTGCGAGAACGGTGCCTTGATGGACTCTTTCGGCATCTTCCTGCAAGGCCTGCTAGCGATGGTGGCCTTCAGTACGCTGATGT TAAAGCGCTTCAGGGAGCCCAAGCATGAAAGAAGGCCCTGGAGGATCTG GTTCCTGGACACCTCCAAACAAGCCATTGGGATGCTGTTTATTCACTTTGCCAATGTCTACCTGTCTGACCTCACAGAGGAGGACCCCTGTTCACT TTACCTTATAAACTTCCTCCTGGATGCGTCTCTGGGCATGCTGCTTATCTATGCCGGGGTGAGGACTGTCAGTGCCATTGTAGAGTGGAGGCAGTGGGATGCTCTACGCTTCGGAGAATACG gagagcCGGTGCAGTGCACTGCGTGGGCGGGCCAGTGTGCTCTCTACATCCTCATCATGATGTTTGAGAAGGTCCTGATCATCCTGGTCCTACTCATCCCCCAGTGGAAGAAG CTGGCTCTCCTGAACCCCATAAACAATCCTCAGTTGGAGCTGGCCATCGTCATGCTCATCGTCCCATTCTTCGTTAAT GCCCTGATGTTTTGGGTGGTAGATAACTTCCTGATGAAGAAGGGGAGGACAAAAGCCAAGCTGGAGGAGCGGGAGGTGGGGGAGGATGTGCGGGGCAACCGTAAGGTGCGCTACAGACGGGCACTCTCCCACGACGACTCGGAGTCTGAG ATCCTGTTCTCGGCTGACGATGAGATGGACGACTCGGAGGAGGAGGATGTGCGCCGGCTCACCGGCCTCAAAACGGTCAAGAAAAAGAAGCACCGTATGGGGATCCCTGTTTAA
- the LOC110527953 gene encoding store-operated calcium entry regulator STIMATE isoform X3 — translation MSSSNTSVSASPTPDADTRGCENGALMDSFGIFLQGLLAMVAFSTLMLKRFREPKHERRPWRIWFLDTSKQAIGMLFIHFANVYLSDLTEEDPCSLYLINFLLDASLGMLLIYAGVRTVSAIVEWRQWDALRFGEYGEPVQCTAWAGQCALYILIMMFEKVLIILVLLIPQWKKLALLNPINNPQLELAIVMLIVPFFVNALMFWVVDNFLMKKGRTKAKLEEREVGEDVRGNRKVRYRRALSHDDSESEILFSADDEMDDSEEEDVRRLTGLKTVKKKKHRPVALTGASWEHIV, via the exons ATGTCCTCTTCCAATACGTCAGTGTCCGCCAGTCCCACGCCAGATGCGGACACCCGTGGCTGCGAGAACGGTGCCTTGATGGACTCTTTCGGCATCTTCCTGCAAGGCCTGCTAGCGATGGTGGCCTTCAGTACGCTGATGT TAAAGCGCTTCAGGGAGCCCAAGCATGAAAGAAGGCCCTGGAGGATCTG GTTCCTGGACACCTCCAAACAAGCCATTGGGATGCTGTTTATTCACTTTGCCAATGTCTACCTGTCTGACCTCACAGAGGAGGACCCCTGTTCACT TTACCTTATAAACTTCCTCCTGGATGCGTCTCTGGGCATGCTGCTTATCTATGCCGGGGTGAGGACTGTCAGTGCCATTGTAGAGTGGAGGCAGTGGGATGCTCTACGCTTCGGAGAATACG gagagcCGGTGCAGTGCACTGCGTGGGCGGGCCAGTGTGCTCTCTACATCCTCATCATGATGTTTGAGAAGGTCCTGATCATCCTGGTCCTACTCATCCCCCAGTGGAAGAAG CTGGCTCTCCTGAACCCCATAAACAATCCTCAGTTGGAGCTGGCCATCGTCATGCTCATCGTCCCATTCTTCGTTAAT GCCCTGATGTTTTGGGTGGTAGATAACTTCCTGATGAAGAAGGGGAGGACAAAAGCCAAGCTGGAGGAGCGGGAGGTGGGGGAGGATGTGCGGGGCAACCGTAAGGTGCGCTACAGACGGGCACTCTCCCACGACGACTCGGAGTCTGAG ATCCTGTTCTCGGCTGACGATGAGATGGACGACTCGGAGGAGGAGGATGTGCGCCGGCTCACCGGCCTCAAAACGGTCAAGAAAAAGAAGCACC gccCCGTTGCCCTGACTGGAGCCTCCTGGGAACATATCGTCTAG